One stretch of Mycolicibacterium fallax DNA includes these proteins:
- a CDS encoding SDR family NAD(P)-dependent oxidoreductase — MSDRVALGSGRVAVVTGGGSGMGEASALELARRGDRVAVLDVDEAAARRVAEAINLAGGTAIAVRADVADRSSVDAGYRRVRAELGPIEILVTSAGKVGFGKFTDISVEDWHRIVDINLNGTFHCCQLALPDMLAGRWGRIVMISSSSAQRGAPYMAHYAAAKGAVITLTRSLANEYAAKGITVNNIPPSSIDTPMTRQSQADGKLGSSEELAKRIPMGHLGTGEDIAAAVAYFCSEEAGFVTGQVLGVNGGAVI, encoded by the coding sequence GTGTCTGACCGGGTGGCCCTCGGGTCTGGCCGGGTGGCGGTCGTCACCGGCGGCGGGTCGGGGATGGGGGAGGCCAGTGCCCTGGAGTTGGCCCGCCGCGGCGACAGGGTCGCGGTGCTCGACGTCGATGAGGCCGCGGCGCGCCGGGTGGCCGAGGCGATCAACCTCGCCGGCGGGACGGCGATCGCGGTGCGCGCCGACGTGGCCGACCGCTCGTCGGTCGACGCCGGCTACCGCCGGGTGCGTGCCGAACTGGGGCCGATCGAGATCCTGGTGACCAGCGCGGGCAAGGTGGGCTTCGGCAAGTTCACCGACATCAGCGTCGAGGACTGGCACCGGATCGTCGACATCAACCTCAACGGCACCTTCCACTGCTGTCAGCTGGCACTGCCCGACATGCTGGCCGGGCGGTGGGGCCGGATCGTGATGATCTCCTCCTCGAGTGCCCAGCGCGGCGCGCCCTACATGGCGCACTACGCCGCGGCCAAGGGGGCGGTGATCACCCTGACCCGATCGCTGGCCAACGAGTACGCCGCGAAGGGCATCACCGTCAACAACATTCCGCCGTCGAGCATCGACACCCCGATGACCCGCCAGTCGCAGGCCGACGGGAAGCTCGGCTCGTCGGAGGAGTTGGCGAAACGGATCCCGATGGGACACCTGGGCACCGGCGAGGACATCGCCGCGGCGGTGGCCTACTTCTGTTCGGAAGAGGCCGGTTTCGTCACCGGCCAGGTCCTCGGCGTCAACGGCGGCGCGGTGATCTGA